TATTACATCGTATCTGTAGTGATGACCATGTTTCACGTAGTTCATTAATAATAGGAAAAAACATATATTCTGAATAATAACCGGATTGAAAAGAGATAGATAATGAACCTATTTTCCCTTCCGAAGCAATTTTTGCCATATTAAGAGTATAATTTATCTCCGAGATTGCTGCTTTCACACCTTCATATAGTATTTGTCCAGGCTCAGTAAGGCGAATTGGTTTACTATTTCGATTGAAAAGAGCGTAGCCTAATTCATCTTCCAACAACTGTATATGCCGACTTATTGTTGGTTGGGATGTATAGACTTGTTCTGCCGCATGGGTAAAATTTCCCGTTTCAGCAACTGAAATAAAATATTTGAGTTGTAGTAAAGTCATATTAATCTCCATTCCGCCGCCAAGCGGCAGCACAAATAGTAATGAAAGTTTTTGACTACCTCTACTTTTTTGCTACAATAGTTTCAAGAAGCTACACTACAAAGCACGGTAGGAGGAGTCGTAAAAACTCTCTTCGTTTTATACAGCATATTAATCAGTGTAAGTCTCACCTTTCAAGCACAAATAAGTGGCTCTATAAGATCGTACACTAAGAATTGTTTTAACACCTAGTTAAATGTGTGGTGAGGCAGTCAATGGCTTCTTTATTTTATTACAAAAGGAGTTTTTAACCATGAAAGTTGTTTATCAAACCTGTTGTGGTGTCGATGTTCATAAATCTTTTCTCGTTGCCACTATTATCAAAACCACTTCTGGTGCTGAACCATCCTATCACAAGAAGCGTTTCTCCACCTTTAACAATTCTATTCTGTAATTCAAAGACTGGTTGATTGAAAATCAATGTCGTGATGTCTGCATGGAATCTGTTGGTAAATACTAGGTTCCTGTGTTTAACCTTTCGGAAAACGAAATTAATGTCACCATAACTAACCCTAAGTGGGTGAAAGCTGTAAAAGGAAACAAGGACGAAGAAATATCTTCCAGACTACTTCGTTCGCGCACATATGGATTATATCACATCTACCATCAATGATATAGACTCTATGATTAATTCTTTGATTGCTCCGTATGAAAATGCTGTCCAGTTACTGTGTACCATTCCAGGTATAAAACGTGATAGTGCAATCACTATCACCTCTGAAATTGGTGCCGATATGTCTCAGTTTTCCTCTTCAAAACGTTTATGCTGTTGGGCAGGATTAATTTCTGAATCGCTAGAAGCTTCGTGATTTTTAATCTATAACCTACACTTTTTCAAAAGCTACCTTTTAGATAGCTTAGTAAAGTGCGCCATTCTTTGGCTGTCCTCTACTTTCTTTCACACTACCTCCATAGATTATTATTGTAAATAAATCCTTGAAAATATGCTTTTTACTATATTATAAACATATTCTCTTTTCTTCATACACTTCTCTTTCTTATTTTCGGTATAGCAATCCTTCCAATCTTCATGGACTTGCTCCTTACCTGTATATTTTTCTGTCCTAGATTATTTTTATAAAATAAAACAGCATGATCAGGTATACGAGTTTTAATCGATTACCCAATCATGCTTAACAGCTCAGTTCAATTTACACTAAATTTCCCGTGGAATTATTTGTTCAAAAAGTAATTACTATCGCCGTAGATCTTTGCAGGATTGTAACCGATTCCTAATTCTTTATACATATATTCAATAGAATCACGTAAGCCATTCAGTTCTAACTCTCGACCTTCTTCAATAGTATAGCCAGAAAGAGGTAATTCGATTTCAAGATCAATGGTATCCAGACCTTCTGGTGCTTCTTCTCTCAAAATATCCATGATAGCCTTGCAGTCAACATTTCCCGCTCCGATTGCTGTACCAAGTGAATGTGTTCCATCAGGATCTGCAAATACTCTATTATCACAGAAATGTACACAATAACAATATGGTGCCATTTTACGGACACAATCTGCAATACCTTCCATAACCATTAATGAATTGATCGTATCACAGCATGCACCTATCAGCGGATGATTCAGCTGTTCAACCAGCCAGATTACTTCATCTGCGAACAGATCACAATGGTTCTCGATTGCAATTTTCATACCATATTCCTCAATAAGTGGAATATTATCATGGAACTGATTATAAATTTCAACCAGCTGTGCCATAACAGAAGGTGCTAAGCAAGAGTGAGAAGATTTCTCTGGATGCTCTACATCTGTGCTATACTTCACAAGGTTACATCCTAATTTATGTGCAATATTTAAGGAATCTACAACATTGCAATTTACACGAGGATCAGAAGGAGCATTGAAAGAAACGTTAAGCTCAAGTTCAATACCTGCATCCTCAGCAATTTTACGGCACTCTGCCAAATGTTCGTCTGATGTATCATTCTGGATATCTACCAAAGTTATATGAAGAACATCCAGTCCAACTTCTGCTGCAATGTTTACCAAATCTTTAAATGTTGCTACCTGTTCAAATGCATGATGTTCTCCAAATTCCTGAA
This genomic interval from Clostridium kluyveri contains the following:
- a CDS encoding transposase; its protein translation is MINSLIAPYENAVQLLCTIPGIKRDSAITITSEIGADMSQFSSSKRLCCWAGLISESLEAS
- a CDS encoding sugar phosphate isomerase/epimerase family protein, whose product is MIKNHDRKFKIGMHSYTLHLSGFGESWGFQEFGEHHAFEQVATFKDLVNIAAEVGLDVLHITLVDIQNDTSDEHLAECRKIAEDAGIELELNVSFNAPSDPRVNCNVVDSLNIAHKLGCNLVKYSTDVEHPEKSSHSCLAPSVMAQLVEIYNQFHDNIPLIEEYGMKIAIENHCDLFADEVIWLVEQLNHPLIGACCDTINSLMVMEGIADCVRKMAPYCYCVHFCDNRVFADPDGTHSLGTAIGAGNVDCKAIMDILREEAPEGLDTIDLEIELPLSGYTIEEGRELELNGLRDSIEYMYKELGIGYNPAKIYGDSNYFLNK